The following nucleotide sequence is from Candidatus Thermoplasmatota archaeon.
ATAGACAGGGGCATGACCGTGGACGTGTCCCGCGCGAAAGCGCTCGGGTTCAAAGCAGCTGCGTGTGGTTGGTCGGGCAACCTGGCGTCGAGCCTGGCCGCCTACTGCGCAAGGGGCGGTTTGACATCAAGGGCGTACCTCCCGGGCCAGATAGATCTCGGGAAGCTGTACCAGACGGTCGCTTATGGAGCGGAGATCGTGCCGTGTACCAGCCGGGAGGAGGCGTTTGAGCACCTGCGCAAGAACCAAGATGAGTTCTATCCGGTCACTGCGAGAAACCCCTTCTTTCTCGAAGGGATAAAAACCACCGGGATCGAGGTCGTCGATCAGTTGGGATGGAGACCTCCAGACTGGATCGTGGTTCCGATGGGCAACGGGTCCCACATAACCATGATGTACAAGGGGCTGAGGGAACTGGAGGAGCTTGGGCTTACCTCCAACTTGAGAACGAGACTCGTTGGCGTACAGGTAGAGGGGTGCTCCCCAATAGCGGACATGATCAGGCCGTCCGCTCGCAGACGGGCCAGCATCGACTGCACTTTCGCTAGGGACATCGCAATCGAGAGTCCAGCCATGGCAGACGAGGCGGCCGAGGCGATCAGAAGGACCCGGGGTGATGTCGCTGTCGTCTCGGAAAAGGAAATACTGGATGCCGTGAAGCTCCTGGCGAAGAACGAGGGAGTATTCGCCGAGCCGGCATCCGCATCGACTGTGGCAGGGCTCAGGAAACTCGTCGACCTCGGGACCATTGTTCGCTCTGACACGGTCGTCTGCACGATTACTGGGACTGGCCTCAAGGATCCGACGATGGCGCGCAGGATAGCCGCGAAAAACCATGTCGCCAGGCGCATGATATCGAAGTATGAACCTGGCGCGGTGTCGAGGAGGATCGGCGACACAAAGATGGTCATCATCGACACGCTCCAGGAAGGAGAAAGCTACGCATACGCTCTGCGCAAGAGGGTGGTAGACCGCATTGGCAAGAATCTGAGCTTGGTGAGCGTCTATCAGCACCTCGCAGAACTCCAGGACCTCGGCTTGATAGCCGTCCAGAAGCGGGAGAGGTCGCCGGAGAGGAGGATCAGAGTATACTACGGGCTCACTGAGAAGGGGACGGAGTTCGTGCGGGCGCAGATCTCCGGCGGCGTTCCGCGGAGATGACGACCGCATCCATGTCCTATCGGTTCCAGCTTATGCATAGGCGTCCTGTTAAGTATGCTGTCCTCGGATGGTTGTCTAAACCTACAGGAGAGATGAACCATGCAGGGCGAATGCGCCATCAGGAGAACGAAGGAGGAAGAGCACGAATCGCCAGAGAGATGCGGGGCTGTTCGGGGCACGACGCTGCTGAAGCGGGGCTTTGCGAGAATGCAGAAGCACGGGGTCATCATGGATGTAACGAGCATTGAGCAAGCGCAGATCGCTGAGGATGCAGGCGCTGTCGCAGTCATGGTCCTTGACAAACTTCCCTACGACGTCAGAAAAGCTGGGGGAGTCGCGCGTACAGCCGGCCTGAAGGCCATTGAGGAGATATTGGCTGGTGTAACAATTCCCGTCATGGCCAAATGCCGCATTGGTCATACCTATGAGGCGAAAATCCTCGAGGCTGCGGGAGTCGATATGATCGATGAATCTGAGGTTCTGACTCCTGCCGATGAGGAGAGGCACATATGGAAGTGGGAATTCACAACGCCCTTCGTGTGCGGCTGTAGGGAACTGGGGGAGGCTTTGCGGAGGATCGATGAAGGCGCGGCGATGCTCAGGACCAAGGGCGAGCCCGGCACGGGAAACGTCGCCGAGGCGGTGAAGCACATAAGGATTGTCAACAACGAGATCAGGCGAATAAAGTCAACCTATGAGAATGAGGATAAGCAGGAACTTATCAGGGCGGCAAGGGAACTCAAGGTTCCCTATGACCTCGTAGCCGAGACTGGCAGACTGGGAAGACTACCAGTAGTCAATTTCGCTGCCGGTGGGATAGCCACGCCAGCAGACGCAGCCCTGATGATGACTCTTGGGTGTGACGGGGTTTTCGTTGGCTCTGGCATCTTCAAGTCCGAGGATCCGAAGGAAAGGGCGAAATCAATTGTTCTGGCCACAACCTTCTTCGATGATCCCTCCGTCGTAATAGAGGCCCAGAGGATGATAGACGAGAAGAGAGCAATGACAGGCCTTGACGTCAACAACCTGGAGTTGAGGATGCAGGAACGGGGTACTGTATGAAGGAGCTGAACATCGGCGTTCTTGGATTGCAGGGCGCAATCGAAGAGCACATTGCAGCGACCAACCTCGCTTTGAATGAGATGGGGCTCGAAGGCAAGGTCCTTGGGGTCAAAACGCCCAAGGAAGTCGGGACTATCGATGGTCTAATCATGCCCGGCGGGGAAACCACCGTCATTGGCGGGCTCTCAATTCTCAACCAGGCATTCGCGGAAGTCAAACAGCGGATATCCGGCGGAATGCCTGTTCTGGGCACGTGCGCCGGCATGATTCTGCTGGCCAAGAGGACCTTCGATCGGGTTGCGGGGGAAACCGAACAACCCATACTGGGTCTGATGGATACCGTGGTCGAGAGGAACGCCTATGGCAGACAGAGAGAATCCTTCGAGGTAGATTTGGACATTCCTGTGTTCGGCGGGAGGGAGTATAGAGGCGTATTCATACGGTCTCCAGCTATCCGAGAGACTGGACCCCAGGTTGAAGTTCTATGTAGGCTCAACAATGTGGCGGTTGCAGTCCGGCAAGACACCATGATTGGCACTGCTTTCCATCCTGAGCTGACAGCGGATACCAGACTTCACCAGCTGTTTGTCAAAGCAGTAGTACAGCAGATTGGAACTGGAAGAACCGCCAGCTACTAGATCTGTTAGATTAGTCTCCAGTGTGAGCTCCTTTGAATCCATTCTCGATGGTGAACTCCAGTAGCTGATTGGAGCAGGCTATTGATTTGGCCTTCGTTGGATCACGCTTTGGTC
It contains:
- a CDS encoding pyridoxal-phosphate dependent enzyme; translation: IDRGMTVDVSRAKALGFKAAACGWSGNLASSLAAYCARGGLTSRAYLPGQIDLGKLYQTVAYGAEIVPCTSREEAFEHLRKNQDEFYPVTARNPFFLEGIKTTGIEVVDQLGWRPPDWIVVPMGNGSHITMMYKGLRELEELGLTSNLRTRLVGVQVEGCSPIADMIRPSARRRASIDCTFARDIAIESPAMADEAAEAIRRTRGDVAVVSEKEILDAVKLLAKNEGVFAEPASASTVAGLRKLVDLGTIVRSDTVVCTITGTGLKDPTMARRIAAKNHVARRMISKYEPGAVSRRIGDTKMVIIDTLQEGESYAYALRKRVVDRIGKNLSLVSVYQHLAELQDLGLIAVQKRERSPERRIRVYYGLTEKGTEFVRAQISGGVPRR
- the pdxS gene encoding pyridoxal 5'-phosphate synthase lyase subunit PdxS → MQGECAIRRTKEEEHESPERCGAVRGTTLLKRGFARMQKHGVIMDVTSIEQAQIAEDAGAVAVMVLDKLPYDVRKAGGVARTAGLKAIEEILAGVTIPVMAKCRIGHTYEAKILEAAGVDMIDESEVLTPADEERHIWKWEFTTPFVCGCRELGEALRRIDEGAAMLRTKGEPGTGNVAEAVKHIRIVNNEIRRIKSTYENEDKQELIRAARELKVPYDLVAETGRLGRLPVVNFAAGGIATPADAALMMTLGCDGVFVGSGIFKSEDPKERAKSIVLATTFFDDPSVVIEAQRMIDEKRAMTGLDVNNLELRMQERGTV
- the pdxT gene encoding pyridoxal 5'-phosphate synthase glutaminase subunit PdxT, with protein sequence MKELNIGVLGLQGAIEEHIAATNLALNEMGLEGKVLGVKTPKEVGTIDGLIMPGGETTVIGGLSILNQAFAEVKQRISGGMPVLGTCAGMILLAKRTFDRVAGETEQPILGLMDTVVERNAYGRQRESFEVDLDIPVFGGREYRGVFIRSPAIRETGPQVEVLCRLNNVAVAVRQDTMIGTAFHPELTADTRLHQLFVKAVVQQIGTGRTASY